The following proteins are encoded in a genomic region of Synergistaceae bacterium:
- a CDS encoding glutaredoxin family protein: protein MKKIIMYSSPSCPHCHTAKDFLKKEGIPFIDKNVQNPEI from the coding sequence ATGAAAAAAATAATAATGTATTCAAGTCCTAGCTGTCCTCATTGTCACACCGCTAAGGATTTTCTGAAAAAAGAAGGGATTCCCTTTATTGATAAGAATGTTCAAAATCCGGAAATCTAA